A region of the Mangifera indica cultivar Alphonso chromosome 10, CATAS_Mindica_2.1, whole genome shotgun sequence genome:
ACGTCGCAAATCTGAGTGAGGCATAGATTTGTGTATCTTATGGATCGATCAGATGAAGAGTTACAGTCTTCATCCAACCAATCTGTGCGACACACAGATCTATGCATCGCATAGGTCTAAGACACTAGTTGACCATTTGTCCTGGTCCTGAAGATAGGAAGGAGGAGGCTGCCTAGCTCCTGTTGCTGGAGAAGtaataagagagaaaatacaaaccctaaggggaaaatagtaattttttaaactttagatttgaagagaaattgttagtttttaaacttgagggATAGGGAAAcatgattaatttataatttttaaaatatttttattaaataacaattttactcctgacagtaatagtaaaatttaataaacatgtgagtatttgaatttttgataactAATGGGTGAGAAGTGgttttgcatcaaaccttgggtgggaaatagtcatttggcctaaatgtaattgaatttcaaacaaaaccctaactaaagcggaattcaaaatttgaatcacTTGAGACTTCTAACTGATCCAATCTCGCCAGATCCAAATTAaacacataatattttaaaatataatattttatatcaatatattcaaaatacaataaatgatttatcataGACAAATAGTGTCACCTAAAATTTTCCTACGTATTCTATGTAACAGTCACTTGCAAATAGtaaacttacaaaaaaaattatatcatcaaattgataattttatgtatacataatattttttatatatatataattttatttacagataataatatatcattatgtgattgaatgttgtttgatttctaattttaaattattaaatcacataataatacgttttgtttatatataaaatcatttatgtatataatattactcaaaataatattatatatattaatggagtagtgttatatatattattttgtatataaatgatgatgtattatcatatattatatataaaattatataaaaaattatgttaataatattattaatattaataatttatataaatattaatatctgATAATGTAgttgagtattaatttatgattaatttttactCTTTCCAcatttgtttgtttatgtatttaatattaatatatgaattattattgattaaaaaaaatcatacggTGGGTCAGACAAATAAGCAACCGCTCCACTGAAGCgttaacaacaaaatttcaaacttttttaaatttcgaatttcagagaaaaaaaaattgttgttgtttcCCGAAAATAGTCCAACGCAAgctattaataaataatttatacaattattgtacattattacataaaaaattattaattgattaaaatacgACTATACAGTATAATAAAGTCCTTTAtacttgaaataaaattatcattctacttagcaaaaaaaaaaaaaatctaaaaatgctcactcttaattttctattttactatatttttttaaattaatattttaagtatgaTTAAATTTTGGTCATATCTCCTAAATACAAAACTGCATTTAAAAAACATAGAATGATTTTCAGTAAATGAAATCACACCTCCGAGGGCTTTTACGTCATTTTCATTGCATCCCCAAACAAATACAGAGTTAAATCCTGATGCCTCCAAACCCAATCTAAAAAATGGCAGAATCTACGTTTCACTTCTTCACCTTCTCCATTTTCAAAATTCCCCAACGTCCCGTTTAAATTATCCCTCCTTATATCTTACCcacaaaaatttcacaaatttgTTCACAATGAAAGCCTCTTTGAAGTTTCGCGAAGACCAGAAGCCCCTTTTGCGAGCCAAGGTTCCCCTCTCAATCTTGGGCTTGCCGTTTCAATCCGGTATCATCGCCGGTGAGTCCAAGGAGCTCACTCTCAATCTGTCCACCTTCTTCGAATCTGGACCGTCTGTAAGGATCGCTTACCGTCCTAACGACACATGGAACCCCTTCTCTATGGTGGTTAAAACCGGAACAGGACCGTTCGGTTCGCCGATATCGAGTCCTATTTTGATGAGCGCCGAGTTCAATTTACTCGGCCGGGGAAACCCTAGCTTCATGCTTCACTTTAAGCCTCAGTTCGGTGACTTCTCCATAAAGAAGTCTCAGTCTTCCCTGTTAAGGTCTAAGAGCGGCGCCGTTTTGGAGGAGAACGATTCTTCAATTGAGGTTGTGGAATCTCCTATGTTGAAGAAGCTCACGATTTCGCCGTCGAAGTCCGCAGCAGATTTCGCAGGATTTTTGTCTGGTATCGAGATGGCGGCGAGGACTACTCTGCCGGTGAAGTCACGTGCCATCCTGAACTTCCGATGGGGGGTTAGGGTTCCTGCCGATACAAGTGTCGAACCAACGGCTGGGATCAATTTTAAAAGGATTCCGTTTCTGGTTATGAACAAGATAGGGATCGAACACGTGGACGGTGGAGATTcgaaaggaaaaaacaaagatCACAAGAAACAACAAGTGATAGCAGGACAGGAATTGGGCCTGGTAGGCAATTCTAACATGGCCGAGCTGTGTTTTAACGTTAAACGACAGTTGGAGATTTTGCAAGGTGAGAACGGTTTGTTGAAGAAAGCCCTCGACGATCTTCGACAAGAAATTGTATACAAGAACCCGAGTCCGACCCGGGATTTGAATCCGGGTCGCCGTAGCAACGAGAAGAGATTAGCTGTGATGGAGGAAGATGGGAAGGAGGAATTGAAGAAGGCATTGAAGGCGCAGGTTTGATGTTTAATGAAGTTATTTTCCGTTACGAAGACGTAGAAGCATAATAAGGGATTGTGTTGATATTATGCGATTGTCTACAGAAGTAAAGCTCGTAGTTAATTTTTGCGTGTGGATAATATAATTGTTAAGTTCTCCAAGCATCAGTGTAGGGTctggattcgaactgagttatttaatttgaatccttgaaaaaattggattagCACTTGTTTAATTATGAAGGTGGATTTttagaaatattgttttgattgaatttagaGGGCTCAAATATCCAAATTCATTTACATGATCAAGATTTGTAATATATGTTTTAGtgcttttgaatatattttttaaattaattacaacATCAATATAGAAATGAACATTGTCTCTGTAATTAATGTCTACTCCTCTCCTTggacaaaatatatttttcttttattcaacgATCATGTTTGATCCACCTAATGTGGAGTAATCACCATGTACCCAATGTTCAGTGCATCTGACCTCCgcaaatcaataataataacattgatCCTTGATACATCCTTACAATTTTTTGTCAATCTTCTCGTTTCAACATCAAAACTCTCTGGTAGTCCGCCTTAGCTTGCTTCTTTGCAATTTTCTTGTACAGAGGTTGAAGAACTTGGCAAAAGAAATTGAAGCCAACATGCTTAATCATCATGAATGGTTGCTCATCCATTAGAATCAAGTGAATCATTGTCTCTCTAACCTGCAACAccatgtttttttgttttttttatgaccatatttttacattaatataattatgtaaaaagaaaaactatcaACGTAAGCATGAAGTTTTGCAATTATACCTTTGTTATGCTGATGTTGTGAGTTCATCATTAATATAAGGGAACCAAAGAAGAAGTTAGGAATTTGTGTTCCCTATgataaatttagttaaaatataGCAAATACATAAAGTAACATTGATGCAAAATGGCAACATCattttgaattgataaaaacaattttattttatctgaaTACACAAATTATTTGCAAACTTATCAAATTGAACACTCTTATGactcaagttcaaacttgaacttgataACATCACATACGCATGACTCAAGTTTGACCATTGATTGTTAGTTTCAAACTTGTAAATGAGCTGAACTAACAATTGAGCTCAAACCCCtagttaaaattttctcaaattagCGGTAACATCTACCCTTCATTCAATGCTCTACCACTAGAATGTACATTGCTGTTTGCATTATCTAAATGATAAAGAAGTTATAAAAGTTCtgaaatataaatagaaaatattatatgtaacatatgtacacatttcattgaattttttagttCATCCTAGTGACCACTAGaataagaaataagaaataagaaatattaccATATAGTTGATAATTCTTCCATGTGCATATTTGCGGAAGCAGCAAAACAATTATAGATACAATAACAAGGAACTGTTGCAAAAGACATTAAAGGACAAGTATTTACTCAAAAAAGCAATAAGAAAAAAGTACTAAGtatgattgatcaataaattTGGAGAGAAGTATTAACCTGTTTACGAAGAATTCTCCtctgaattcaaaccaaaaatgGGTAGGAAACGGAGACCCATAATACGAAAATCTTCCCATTTCGGCTCAGGTTCTGCAGGGGATGTGATTATGCAATTTTGGAGAGATGGGAGAGACTTTAATGTTTGATCCAGTTGAGGAATATTTGGACATGACAATATTTGCAAATCAACAATAGCTGTCAAATTTTGCATCGCACCCACTGGAAAAGATTTTAGATCAGGAATTTTAAACAGAAGCATTGACTTTAAGTTGGAGAGAGGGGCAGAAAGGCATGAGGAAGTTGATGGTTCCTCTTTATTCATCAACATCATCGTCATCGTCATCGTCTGCTGCAGCGGTTTCGAGTTTGTCTTGAGcaatttcaattctttcaaaGATGGATATAGCGGCATTAACATCAAACTGCGGCAATTTTGGATATCTAATTTGGAAAGACAAGGAAATGAAGGCAACTCTGTATCATTATAATCATGCTTCCTCCACCATCCCTTTAATTCAGGACAATCGTAAAGGGTGAATTCCTCAAGGGATTGGAAGAATGTTGTTGGAAGTGTGGATGAACTCTTATTTGCTTCGTCTGAAATGTACTCCAAATTATCTAGATGGCTAAGAAACAGATTCTTCAAGCATGGCAATTTATCCAATGGTGGGATATGTTTGCATCTTCTACATTTTTTGATACTAATTGAAGTTAAATTTGTAAGAGTCAAAAGCCAATTGCACAGTTTAACACCCATGAATGATCTCACACTAATTTTCTTAAGATTTGGGTGTGGCTTTAGACCTTCTAACACCACTTCATCTATTCCTTCATTTCCTCGAAACTCTCTATCATCACTTCTTCCCCAATCCAATGTCAGAGACCAAAGAAATTGCTTCCCTTCTAAGTTGGCCAACTTGCTACTTTCCTCAAATTCCAAGTTCTTAATTTTGAGTTTTCCTCTCAAGTTGTTCAGCCTATATAATTCCTCTGTCCCACTGTAATTGCTTTTTTTGTTAGCCTGTTTAGTTCTTTCACTTACTACAAATAGTGGTAGAGTCTGAAGATTGGTTAAATGCCCTAGTCCATAAGGCATTCCAGCTAAAGAATcacactttttatttataagatgcCTAAGGTtcaccatttttttaatatctttggGTAGCTCCATGAGCTCACTACAGTTAGAGAGGTCTAATGTTTCCAAATTTACTAGTCTCAACAATGAATCAGAGAGTAGTTTTATATCTACACCAGAAAAACTGAGATATCGCAAATGCTTCAATTTACCAATTAAACTCAGAACTTCCCCATTTAAACCCAACAGTTTCTGAAATCTTAACCCTCCAAAATCTAATGCTCGTAAGTATTCATAACttgttaaaatttcatcacCATCATCCAAGTTGAAACCCCAATTTAATctacaaaacaaaagcaaagttcttatattttttccaCTATATAACACAACTGGAAATGTCCATAATGCTTTTACTTCACCACAATCAAGTGATAAGTGGCGACATCTTACACTCACATTTTCAACTGTATTAAAAGTTTGCACGGTGCATTCAGTTCCTGCAACTAATTGTGCAAGGTCATGCATAAGATCATGCATCTTACAAGAGACTACATTGCCCCATCTATCATATTCCGGATCTTGGAAAAATGATCCTGAAAGTAgagtcaaaaaatatttatcagcAATATCTTCTGGACACTCTCTGTTTGACATTTGAAGAAACCCTTGTGCCATCCAAAGATGAATCAATTTTTGCTTCTTAATCTTATAATCCTTAGGAAACAATGCACAATAAGCAAAACATTGTTTCAAGTTTGAAGGGAGATGATCATAACTAAGCTTGAGCAATGGTAAAATatcactttcttctttaatcacctttgacatttcattttccttaaAATTCAGCCAATCATCTTCCTTAATATTACCAGACAGTAATTGTGCTATTGTCATTATGACAAGAGGAACTCCACCACACTTTGCTACAATCTCTTTTCCTatctctattaattttgaatcttttggttCCACCCCATGTTGAAAGGCTTTCTGCATAAACAAAGACCAAGACTTTTTTTCATCTAGTCTTGTCAAGGTGTAGACATAAGATTCACGTTTGGTAGTAACCTTAGCAACTACTTTACTACGTGTAGTAACTAGTATCTTACTTCCTTTTGAGCCATTCATTAATAGATCAGTCAATTCATCCCATTTTTTCTGCTTTTCATTCCATACATCATCCAAAACAAGTAGATATCTTTTCCCATCAATTTCTTTCCTAAGGAATTCTTGCAAttcattcaaatgaaaaattccAAGTTCTTTACGAGTTGCagattttattatcttttcaaCAATTATCTTTACATTAAATTCTTCAGAGACACACACCCACATCCTTAATTGAAAATAGTTtttgacattttcatcattataAACAAGCTGAGCAAGTGTGGTTTTTCCTACTCCTCCGAGTCCAACTATGGTAACAACCAAAACATTCTCAGAATCATTTGAGTCCAATACAAGTCttataacattacttttatcATCATCTCTTCCAATTACCTTTTCTACACGTATGAAAGAGTGAGTTTCCCTTTCTATACTTATGACTCCTTTTTCAACAGAACGCTTAGAAAAGTGAAACTgctcatcattttttatttcatctagTTTCCCTCTGATAGTCTTAATCTTATGAGCCATTCTAAGGCTATATGCTATTTGATTATATATGGAGCAAAAGATTCGTACCTTATTAGACAATTTGTTTCCATTCATCACCTTTCGCCATCGAAGTTCAGTAGAGAAATCGTCTAACAAGTCATCTGCATCATAAAACGCATCTTTAAGCCTTTGGATCCAATTGGTTACCTGTTGGTTCATTTTGTTGTGCTGCTCCTCAGCATCAAGAAGTATAGATTTGATAGTCTCGACAGTGTCATTGAGTTTTTGAATCTCATCCTTAACACCCCATGCCAATTTGCCTTCTTGGACAAGCAAGGACCCCAGCTCTTCCAAGATTTTCCCCGCAACGCTAAATAGAATGCCTTCAGCCATTTGTTCTCAGTTTCTGGAATACAAACTGATGTTTTTCAAAAGGTGGTTGTAGAAGTTAATTGTAAGACAATGTTGGTGATATTTATAGACAAAATCAGGAcccaaacataaaatatgaaaaagatacTTGACTTATTGATGGAAATCCAAAGCCTAAAGGAAAGGTGATAAATACTTGGCGTAATTATAGAAAAAGATGACCAACCATGGACACAATGTTTTGCTTTGGTGATAATCAAACAGTTACCagtcaaagaaaattttcaagctGGATCTCACCCGACAAAACTTTTATAACAGTCATCCTGCAAAAACTTTAAGTTGTGATGGGGGAGAATCCAGGGAaggttttttcctttcaaaaatttgtatatacaaaagGAGGAAGAGATAACAAAAAAGGTAAATGGTATTATTCATATGTTACATTATAAACTAGCGAGAACACAAATTTCGATTAGCAAGTATCGCGTATGGCAAATCTGTCTCAAATGAAAACAAAGTTTAGTCATTCAATTAAGTTCACACGTCCCCTTTCAACTGAGGTGCATGAGCTGCTACTAGAGCACATATCAAGAGAAATTTATCATCGTGACAACTTGTTCATCTACATCACATTAAATGTAGCATGGCAGCACCCCTTCTAATAGCACACATGCTACTCATGCCAACAAAGATCCAAACCCCCTATGTCATGACAAGTACAATAATGTTCTTCCCTTCTTACTTTGCAACTGAAGGTTTGCTCGGTGAAAAGGTGGGCCAATTTCTACCAAAAATATAGACGATAAAGAGACTATAAAGGGAGGGAGAAGCTCACCCGCTCTTCCCGACTATGATAGCCAGCAATGACCCTTCTCTTCCTATCCTTCTTAAAGCTTCAAAAAGGCATTCTCTGAATTCTCTTCAAAATCATTATGAGAACATCTAATATAACATtagatttcatttaaaattgtcCTAATACCTATAGAAAATTTGACCACTGtagatttcatttaaaattcatttatctCGCCTACTAAATTTCGAACaacaattcattcaaatttatCTCAAAATTTTGGTTACAATGAGATCTAAAGTtagtattaattgatttaatcacttattttaatgtttacAGTGATGTTTAGCATTTCCaagtaagatttttaattttggttatgaatttcatgtttttaagttaaaatttgttgttaattGGTGTAAATACATTTTATGTTAGACTTGTGGCTTGAAAATGTGATTAAGTTAGAAAATGGTAGATTTTAAATGGATGGGAAGTTTATGGattcttattaaattatcaaattttgctGATGAGATTTTGGCCAAAAAGTCATTGATTTTCTGTGTAGTAGACATGAAATGCCCAATAGGCGTACTGGGCATATCATGTCTAACTACATTGTTAATTAAACAAGAGGGTAATTGGTAGGCGATGCACCTACCAAGGGgcaatttataatttgttggtgcatggtaaaatgatatttcataatttatttatttttggtttttttttttttttgtaaagtaTGGTTGTTAAATGTTTAATGGTTTAAGAGAAcctcatatattataaattataagaacGAGGTGGCCGGTAACCACTCTACACATTGCTTTAGTGTGCAAGTAATTGTTAGATGACATAGAGAAATAATGTACGATGTTCAGGACAAGTCAAGTGAAAGCCATTGGAAGCTCTTATGTGAAACTTGCTTTAGACCGTTTTTAGATATTGACGAGCATAGACTTAGTATGATCCTTGTCTAATTTGTGCTCCCTAAAAGAATCAACCATGGAGACCTGTGTTAGACTATGTGTTTTAAAGCCAACATTTGGTTGATGTAtctatatattgatttatatttgtatcatgtttatattaataaaatgacaattatttGTAATACTCCTCTTTAGAGAAACATCCTCTAAAGAGAATTTGCATCTAAAAGGGTTTGTCAACTTTACTTCAAGACAAGTTATTTGAAATCTCaatgtaacaaaaacaaaatgaacaacaataaatgagtaagaataaaatttatctttattaaataacgTGCAAAAgatatgtatacacacacacacatatatactaACCATAATCAAAACTCATTATCCATGACATACTGAATGTGTATAATACATGATCTCAAAATACATACTATAACCATAAAGAAATgacttaaacaaattcaaatcctTGATGCATCCATGAAAGCGGATACCTGCTCCTCTTATAGCCCCATGACTCATCTCCTACTTGCAGAACAATCATAACAAATGAATGTGTTAAACACTCAGTGAGTACCTAATGGTTTATGGTTGAATATAGTTGTGAAAATGACAAACATGAACTCATTAAAGCATGATAAGACTGTATAGATGAAAAACAAGCATAATAACAAGAAAATGTTTAGATTTTATACCTTTCTCCTTTGCAAGAATGCTTAGTTTGATGAAGTAGAACATTTGAATACAAATTTCTCCAAAAGTAATCCACCTACTTAAGAGAGATGTGAGAAGCCAaatgtttataaaacttttagTGGGAGAGagttttttattcaaatgaTGAATCTTAATAAAATGTGCCAGATGGTTGGTTTATATAGTTGTGGGCTAAAAGTCATTATTAATTTTGCATGACATCACACtaattaattcttatttttagtTGTGATGTCAATAAGTAAACACTTTAAGCACtcttattatatttcaaatgtcacaaatacaTCTATGTAGCCCTTTACATGCCTGATTTTACTTTATCACACTTTGGAAGGTGTTGA
Encoded here:
- the LOC123227892 gene encoding putative disease resistance protein RGA3; this encodes MAEGILFSVAGKILEELGSLLVQEGKLAWGVKDEIQKLNDTVETIKSILLDAEEQHNKMNQQVTNWIQRLKDAFYDADDLLDDFSTELRWRKVMNGNKLSNKVRIFCSIYNQIAYSLRMAHKIKTIRGKLDEIKNDEQFHFSKRSVEKGVISIERETHSFIRVEKVIGRDDDKSNVIRLVLDSNDSENVLVVTIVGLGGVGKTTLAQLVYNDENVKNYFQLRMWVCVSEEFNVKIIVEKIIKSATRKELGIFHLNELQEFLRKEIDGKRYLLVLDDVWNEKQKKWDELTDLLMNGSKGSKILVTTRSKVVAKVTTKRESYVYTLTRLDEKKSWSLFMQKAFQHGVEPKDSKLIEIGKEIVAKCGGVPLVIMTIAQLLSGNIKEDDWLNFKENEMSKVIKEESDILPLLKLSYDHLPSNLKQCFAYCALFPKDYKIKKQKLIHLWMAQGFLQMSNRECPEDIADKYFLTLLSGSFFQDPEYDRWGNVVSCKMHDLMHDLAQLVAGTECTVQTFNTVENVSVRCRHLSLDCGEVKALWTFPVVLYSGKNIRTLLLFCRLNWGFNLDDGDEILTSYEYLRALDFGGLRFQKLLGLNGEVLSLIGKLKHLRYLSFSGVDIKLLSDSLLRLVNLETLDLSNCSELMELPKDIKKMVNLRHLINKKCDSLAGMPYGLGHLTNLQTLPLFVVSERTKQANKKSNYSGTEELYRLNNLRGKLKIKNLEFEESSKLANLEGKQFLWSLTLDWGRSDDREFRGNEGIDEVVLEGLKPHPNLKKISVRSFMGVKLYPKLPQFDVNAAISIFERIEIAQDKLETAAADDDDDDDVDE
- the LOC123228438 gene encoding uncharacterized protein LOC123228438 gives rise to the protein MKASLKFREDQKPLLRAKVPLSILGLPFQSGIIAGESKELTLNLSTFFESGPSVRIAYRPNDTWNPFSMVVKTGTGPFGSPISSPILMSAEFNLLGRGNPSFMLHFKPQFGDFSIKKSQSSLLRSKSGAVLEENDSSIEVVESPMLKKLTISPSKSAADFAGFLSGIEMAARTTLPVKSRAILNFRWGVRVPADTSVEPTAGINFKRIPFLVMNKIGIEHVDGGDSKGKNKDHKKQQVIAGQELGLVGNSNMAELCFNVKRQLEILQGENGLLKKALDDLRQEIVYKNPSPTRDLNPGRRSNEKRLAVMEEDGKEELKKALKAQV